The genomic stretch acttgagttagttagcacataaataagtctttagtaaatacttgcaaaataaaactggctttatgcaaataaactagagcttagcaccccactactagaaatgttagcacttacactagtattagtttgcgagtacataaagtactcacggctgtgtccctggctattcaaatggccgactatgaagaggagcaagcaagatcgaggaggacggtcagcaggaagtctacaacaactaggagtccgctaacgtcaagcgttggcctcgtggactatagagtccttgtatcttccgcttccgctatgaacttgtgtttgttcgttgatcagttcgttgatcattagatcaactatttgtgtaatatggatcatgtgattccaatttgtaagactttatgagttgtaatgaatgatgactgtgatacttaactattatgcctcgcaacaataatattcctgggattgcgatgtatgacataataggcatccggacttaaaaatccgggtgttgacaatcttcgaagcggccttgtgctaagagtttgggctaagttgcccgtgtatctgtaatatagtagatcgcattgtaatttagattaagagatagagtctggcccgtgcacggttaggtgcacgcctcaattagaaagtcccttggactataaatatgtatctagggttatcggaaaaggaggacaatcatcgttcaaccaacacaaatcaggcgcatcaccacccctttcttcgagggtttctcccgggtaagcaccatgctgcctagatcgcatctagcgatctaggcagtatacgtttattcgtctaccttgtactgctcgtgctgaagccttgttgatggcgagcagtactacttatcattaggtgtttaggggcttgcattgatgctttctcgtgcatatctgcgtggcaatgccgtccctcgacacctagctgcccttacacctatccaggtgtaagggcaagcatcttgcttgttcgttacttagtagatccgatccgttatagttgctccttgctccgcaggattagtttaatatccgcatagttaggccttatcgtcggggtcggacgatccggtagtgcgttaggtgttgttcaccgtccctgcaagggatgttccgggaatcaacgttatgttggtttttaggcctctcgtaggggtagtttgcatcatctcccatagctgctaggcccgatcgcacgtaggatgttccggttatgcggtgaaaaccctaaactgtcgtggatcgttttaactttgttttgatcaagcaggatccccatgccattgtaaatccaacgtgaaacatggggcgatcggctccttgagccgatccacagggaaacctgaagagccgatagggctcgtatttaatgtttacgtgtctgccatgcggagaacaatcgaagcactctaacaccttcccgatcgggtctaggtcggtggcacaccctagcaaccgccgggacgtggctggaagatttgcgggacgacgcgaggtgccagggtccactaagcggccttgggagcctcccggctcttcgtgttgcttagccattgcccgtcggtgggttttggagggtaacagttCTCTAGTGATGTGATGTGTGGCGCCACTATCCTGGTACCAATTGGTATCAACGCCATATGAAGCAACATGAGCCTCCTTATCATctgtgtcatcgtcatcatcctgaAACCTCCACCAACAGTCACAGGCAGGATGACCTTCTTTGTTGCATATTTGACACATCACATCCACCCAGGGGGTAGTACGGCGCCGGCCACGTCCTCGGCCACGGCCACCCCCAGCAGGAGCACGACCGCCACCACGTCCGTCACGGCGAGGGCGGTCATCACGACGATCATCACGCCGGGTATCACGGCGGTCAGAGCCATCATTACGGTCGCTGCGAGACGGATTATTGGAGTAGTTGTTCCTCCCACGGCCTTGGCGCTGAGCGGCATTGGCTGAGGTCTCGAAGACCGTCTCTGAGCCACCACCAAGCATGTCCTGGCGTTCATCATAAGCACGCAGCTGGGCGTACAGGGAGGAGAGCGAAGGCTGTGTGGGAACGACGCCAAGAGCAGCAACCAGAGCATTGTAAGGCGCACCGAGGCCAGCGAGGATGAAGGAGACATGCTCCTTGGAGCTAATGATCTCGCCAGCAGCAGCCAACTCATCAACTATACTTTGCATCTTGGTGAGAAACGCATCTGTTGTCATCTGAAGTTTCTTTGTGTTCGCCAACTGAATCCGCAGGTTCGTGACCTTGGTCTGACATTGGGAGGCGAACATCTcctcaaccgcacgccagacacCGGCGGCGGTCTCAATCCTTTGCACATGAGGCAAAACCTCCGGGCCGATTGACTGAAGGAGATACCCAAGAACCAGCTGATCCCGAGAGATCCAGGAATCATAAGCCGGGTTGGGAGCTGTCTTGGAGGGCTGATCTTTCTCAGGATTTTCGAGAGGCAGCAACTCCGGCGGAGCAGCATCGGATCCGTCTAGCGGTCCGAAGAGGCGGGCTCCGCGTATTGGTGGTAGGATCTGGGCACGCCGCCCAGAGTAATTCGCGCGGGTGAGTTTGTCGGAGAGAGGCTGACCAAGGTGGACGTGCGGAGCGGTGGACGGCAAAGCCATGAGATCGCGGCGAGGTCAGcaggggtggcggcggtggtggggatGGGGTTTTTTAGGTTTTGGAGCGATCAGTTTCGTCGGCGGAAGAGCcggcctgataccatgtaaatTGATCAGGTAGGAGGGTTCTACTCGGATAATCCGAGCCCCTTGCGTATGCATTGCTTATATAGGAGATACattgaggggagaggggagactaCGTACACGACCCGGACACATACGTCCGTGGTCTATTCTATCTCTAATagtaacatgtcaagatatacacaagatatttttatatttatgtaacattttaaatttgttcaaaatgcaattcaaataaagggtgcagaaacaccctatcCGGTTTTTGCTTTTTTCAAGGCAGTGAGGCTTTTGGTCGAGACTCGAGAGGAACAAAAACATTTCTCATAGGCTTTATGGGCCGTTAACCTTTCCACTAGTGCACTCTGGGCCTAGCGTTTCACAAAATAGAAAATTGATGTCCGGGGCTCTGAGCACGGCGTGTGAGGGGTCCATTCAAACTGTGCATATTTTCTCCCGAAGCTTCTAGCACATCTCTCGATGGCTTCCCTCGAGTTCACCCCGGGCCATCTGACCCCTGGTTGATCTGGTTTTGCGCATACATGTGCGTAGTGAAGGGGCCACCGAGAAACGTTTCTCCGGAAGCACACACGCAAGGTGTTCGTCGGAATGCCTCAAATGGACTTTCCATGGACACAGTAGCACCAGCGGCCATTCCAATTCTCTTCGGATGTGCGTCAGGCGGATGGTGATGTATCTTGCTTGATCCTAATAATGATTGTTCACCGATATGGTACAGTCTTCCACTTTGTGTTGTTTTTACTGTTTATCATGCGCTGCTTTTACGCTATAGCTCTAATGCTGATGGCCATGATCTTTGATTCTACAGTTCCTTGGACTTCTCCTGAATGCCCAGTTTCAGTTTCACTATGCTACGCAAATTTATGAAAATATACGCAGGAGTGACAGCGTCAAGTATTTACAGGCACAATCCTTTCAAAGAAAAAACGTActtcctctgatccataataagtgttaggGTTTTAGTTGAACTAAAACCCCGactcttattatggatcggagggcgcACTCACTATTTACATTTTGAAGGTACGACCATATGAGGCATTGTGAACCGCGAAGCAGGAAAAACACTATCTCTGATGCTGTGTCCGCTGGAGAGTGCCTTGTACGCCCAAACTGTATGCCTTCCTTAATTTCCATGTTCTTTGTACACGCTTTGCATTTACAATTTAATCCATGTTCTGTTCTGTTATGTCTCTTTTGTGACATTCACAAAGGGATCCATGCCTGTAATTCCAACAGGGTGCATTTATTATCggtgcaaatttagataaacatgAATAGCACCTTTCCCAGATTCATGGTACGCTActgctgcatttattgccggTGCAAATTTTAGATAAACATGAATAGCACCTTAACCAGATTCATGGTATGCTACTAACCTTAATTAACCCAGTTTCAGTTCCACAGAAAATGATGTCATTTGCGGCGAAGATGCTCGTTATCTTGCTCCCTGCAGATAGCCTTCCAACTTTCTGCTGCTTCTCTCTCAACCATATCTGTCCAGATGCATAAGCACAAGCATAATCAGGTTCGCAAGTTTTGTTTGCAATCTAAGACATCAGAGTGAAGGATGTGTTCGGGTACCTGTtacttattactccctccgtcctagagtgtaagtcatattcccaaaaactatttgtcccataacccccacctctaaggcataattttatttaatgagggagagaaaggggttgcatgcaccaatgagggagagaaagagaatgAATGCACCAATGAAAGAGAGAAAGGggctgcatgcaccaatgagagagagaaaatgagaccCAATCAACTAGTACATTGGGTCAAGATATTCAAAAAATGTGACTTAcaaactaggacggagggagtactatacagATTACTGACATTCATTGTTACCAGCATAATACAATCTCCCATAAATTAGAAATAACAATACTAACAAAAGTGATGCTAATAACCCTTAAAAAAAGTAATATTAATAAAATCACCTGGATGATACTAGGGCTTTTATTGCAGGTCAAGTAGATGAAGTCCTCCACCACTGCCATTGCATCTACGTTTGTTCCCTTTGATATTGGCATTGTCATTGCAGGCTTGCATCGTTTTTTCCAGTCCTAAAAATAAAACCATGATTAGAATTTTTTTTTCGTATAATAGTTTCTAGAGGTCAAATTTGATCATTACCTTCATGGCAGATCCCTCCACTTGAGAACCAGCACAGTACATCCAATCTTTATATACTACAATGGAGCTAATGGATTGCTTACTGATTCTCCAGCTTCTTGTAGGTGCCCTTATCTCAATCTTCGATTCTACTGATACATCTAGTTCCTGATGACATGTTTTATGTTTCAGATTCCATGTTCCTAGGTGACATTACCGTCATGGTAATAACAAAGCTAACCTGTATACTCAAGTCTCCGCAGCCGAGGTAAGCTTTGCCCTGAAAAAGAGCTAGAGACTTTACATGCTTGCTCTTGTAAAATGTCTGGGTACTTCTTGCTGAACAAGAGAACTGTGGAAGTAGTAGGAATTCAAGTTAGAAACATTGTTTATTACTACACATTCCATCACTCATTGACACAATTCTTGAGACCATAGGAAGCAAATGTGCACCTTGAGAACCTTTTTCTGTGTAAGCACAATTATTTTGTCACCATATATACCAAACTTCTGCACAGCATCTTTCATTCGAatcacctcaacacactcaagctTACGCTGTGCCATTTTCCATACCTACGAAGTGTACAAATGAGCATAGTAATTAATGATATTTTTATTAATTTCCCTTTGTTGTTGATTGCATTACCTACCCGAATAGATTTGTCAGCAGATCCGCTCAAGAGATTTTCTCCAGATTCTGATAGTGCAAAACAGGTGACTGCTTTCTTGTGCTCTTTAACCTCTCTGCTGATTACTGCCCGCTGGCCTTTTATATCCCATGCCTGTATAGGAAACGCGAGTATTAGGAACTTTAATTAGGGAAACATTACAGTGTTGCATACTGTCGTTTTAATGGTTATAATTCTGAGGAAAATCATTGTTTATTTCCCAATTATGAGTTATCTATTGTCATGTTACATTTGTGTTCTTCTGTTGATTTATGAGTTGGAAAGTCTACTGAGATATGGAACATAGCATTACCCTGATGGTGCCATCGAAATAACCAACAAAGAGCTGCCCTCTAAAGAATGTTATAGCAGTTGCTGCTCCATTGCCAGGTTGACCAATCTCTAGGATTTGTGTATGCACACATGATACACTCTGCACTGACAACTTCAGTTAATTAGAATACATGTGAAAGTAAAGCTTTGAAAGGGCGAACTGGAGTCCATTCTTATTAGGTTTGCAATATAGCACATCATTATTCAGATTAGAAGGGACTAAAGCACCATGGTAAAATGATAAATATAAGTAAATCAAgttcaataaaaaaaattaagtaAATCTACTGAATGTTCAAGATCTCGCTCATCAGTTGTGATCCAGAAAGAAtgggaaaacaaaataaataaagagAAAATTAATTAAATTTTAACAGCACTTACTGGTCTCCTGGGGAGGTAATAATCTGTAACTTGGAGTAACTCCTCAGCCATCCATGTGAATGATGAAAGCCTCCTAAGAGATTCTCGTGAACTCTCTGACAAGCTCATTAACTTCTTCTTCCCTGAATTTAGGGAAACAAATCACTTCTTAGAATACTCTATAACTTGGAGTATTGCTTTGACCATTCTTGTGCACACACTTAGGCTAGTTAATCTTTACATTCCAAAATCTTAATATGCAGTGTACTACTAGTAATTCAATACCAAACCATtctaatttaatttttaaaatcggtgatgagAAACCTTCCTTACCTTTTCCAGACGTGTAGTTATAGACACACATGCACGCCAGAAGCTTTTCATCAAGCTCACATCTCGGATGAAGGTGGCGCACTATGTCATGCAACAAGATCTCGCAAGCAAAATATCTTACATCATTTTCACCAAAGGAAGCCAGCTCACTTCCAAGCCATGCGGTGCATACAAGGCAGTCACGTGAGATTCCCTTCACCGTGCTTTGCAATCCTTTTGCCAAAGTAGTGATAGCTGGTACTCCTATTCTTACAATTGTTCGTGCAAATCTATTGCTCCATGGGCTTATTTCTGTATCCTGCATCATATTTACTCTTAATTGTCACTTTTAAAGCTAGTTCCTGTTGTGTTGGCAAAATGAATGAATAGTTTTATACTTGACCTGAAGACAAGTATCCAGCCAGTCGATGTTTCTGATCATATTTCTATGCGATATTGAGGTGAGACCTGCTTTCTTTGAGAGCCATGCAGCAGTGTAGGATTCTCCCGACCAGGAATAAGTCCCTCCAAGATTTGAAAGAAAAGATGCTGCTAGAGCCTGCACAGTCAAATTTTCTTGAGATGATAGAGACTCCAATAGGACCTCCACTGCTTCGTCTTTGAAAACGCTCCTTCCATCTGGTTCTCCCTGAAAAAGAAGGAAATTAAACGGTTATTACAGATAATGTAAGGTCACTGCAATGCCATCGTTGTCAATAGATTTTAAAACAAAAGCTATCTTCTTCATGGAATCAAGGGTAGGAGCTCTGCCCCATTTCACATagaaagaagagaagagaaacACTGAATTTAAAAAGGATTGGTATTTTATAAACACC from Lolium rigidum isolate FL_2022 chromosome 4, APGP_CSIRO_Lrig_0.1, whole genome shotgun sequence encodes the following:
- the LOC124650553 gene encoding putative E3 ubiquitin-protein ligase LIN-1 produces the protein MSLSESSRESLRRLSSFTWMAEELLQVTDYYLPRRPSVSCVHTQILEIGQPGNGAATAITFFRGQLFVGYFDGTIRAWDIKGQRAVISREVKEHKKAVTCFALSESGENLLSGSADKSIRVWKMAQRKLECVEVIRMKDAVQKFGIYGDKIIVLTQKKVLKFSCSARSTQTFYKSKHVKSLALFQGKAYLGCGDLSIQELDVSVESKIEIRAPTRSWRISKQSISSIVVYKDWMYCAGSQVEGSAMKDWKKRCKPAMTMPISKGTNVDAMAVVEDFIYLTCNKSPSIIQIWLREKQQKVGRLSAGSKITSIFAANDIIFCGTETGLIKAWIPL